Proteins from one Aureimonas sp. SA4125 genomic window:
- a CDS encoding amino acid synthesis family protein: protein MPDILMRKRILVVEEIFHEGGPPADRPLRRGAVLAVLHNPYAGRYVEDLMPFMDDLKPFGLEMARTLLAALGNDPAAIEGYGKGAIVGAGGELEHGALWHAPGGYAMRELLGAARAIVPSAKKVGGPSTRLDVPITHINASYVRSHFDSMEVGLCDGPRADEMVLVLVMTTGARIHARTGGLKASEIKGEDGLR, encoded by the coding sequence ATGCCGGACATCCTGATGCGCAAGCGCATCCTCGTCGTCGAGGAGATCTTTCACGAAGGCGGCCCGCCAGCCGACAGGCCGCTGCGTCGCGGCGCCGTGCTCGCGGTCCTGCATAATCCCTATGCCGGGCGCTATGTCGAAGATCTCATGCCGTTTATGGACGACCTGAAGCCCTTCGGCCTGGAGATGGCGAGAACGCTGCTCGCCGCCCTTGGCAACGATCCGGCGGCGATCGAAGGTTATGGCAAGGGCGCCATTGTCGGGGCAGGCGGCGAATTGGAGCACGGCGCGCTCTGGCATGCGCCGGGCGGCTACGCCATGCGCGAACTCCTCGGCGCGGCCCGCGCCATCGTGCCCTCGGCCAAGAAGGTCGGCGGCCCCAGCACGCGGCTCGACGTGCCGATCACCCACATCAATGCCTCCTACGTGCGAAGCCATTTCGACTCGATGGAAGTCGGCCTCTGCGACGGGCCGCGCGCCGACGAGATGGTCCTCGTCCTTGTCATGACGACGGGCGCGCGCATCCATGCCCGCACCGGCGGGCTGAAGGCATCGGAGATCAAAGGCGAGGACGGACTGCGATGA
- a CDS encoding amino acid synthesis family protein, which translates to MKATIRKIVTITEEVATEMGRPVDPPTRRAAAIAVIANPFASTYAEDLTPLIEIGEELGALLTARAVAALGIDGSRVQSYGKAAAVGENGELEHAAAILHPKMGAPVRAALGGGAALVPSSKKRCGVGGTLDVPLGHKDAAYVRSHFDGMEIRIADAPRADEIMVAIVVTDSGRPLPRVGGLKHDEIKGEDGLR; encoded by the coding sequence ATGAAGGCCACTATCCGCAAGATCGTGACGATCACCGAGGAAGTTGCGACCGAGATGGGCCGGCCCGTCGATCCGCCGACGCGGCGTGCCGCCGCCATAGCGGTCATCGCCAACCCCTTTGCATCCACCTATGCCGAGGACCTCACGCCGCTGATCGAGATCGGCGAGGAGCTCGGCGCCCTCCTGACGGCCCGCGCCGTCGCGGCGCTCGGCATCGACGGCTCGCGCGTCCAGAGCTACGGCAAGGCCGCGGCCGTCGGCGAGAACGGCGAGCTCGAACATGCCGCCGCCATCCTGCATCCGAAGATGGGGGCGCCGGTGCGCGCCGCGCTCGGCGGCGGCGCCGCGCTGGTGCCTTCGTCGAAGAAGCGCTGCGGCGTCGGCGGCACGCTCGACGTGCCGCTCGGCCACAAGGATGCGGCCTATGTGCGCAGCCATTTCGACGGCATGGAGATCAGGATCGCCGATGCGCCGCGCGCGGACGAGATCATGGTCGCCATCGTCGTCACCGACAGCGGCCGCCCGTTACCGCGCGTCGGCGGGCTGAAGCATGACGAGATCAAGGGCGAGGACGGGTTGCGCTGA